The proteins below come from a single Drosophila suzukii chromosome X, CBGP_Dsuzu_IsoJpt1.0, whole genome shotgun sequence genomic window:
- the Mcm3 gene encoding DNA replication licensing factor Mcm3, whose protein sequence is MAHDGEQFIKDIQREYVDFLDDEEDQGIYAGHVKDMIAEKSKRLIVNVNDLKRKNPQRALGLLGNAADEQLAFGRALKEYASTVDPSYAKMHEDLFVGFEGCFGNRHVTPRSLTSMYLGNMVCVEGIVTKVSLIRPKVVRSVHYCPNTRKVMERKYTDLTSFEAVPSGAAYPTKDEDGNLLETEYGLSVYKDHQTLTIQEMPEKAPAGQLPRSVDIVCDDDLVDRCKPGDRVQIVGSYRCLPGKRGGYTSGTFRTVLLANNISLLSKESNLDISREDIMLCKKLAKNNDIFELLSKSLAPSIHGHTYVKQAILCLLLGGVEKILPNGTRLRGDINILLIGDPSVAKSQLLRYVLNTAPRAIPTTGRGSSGVGLTAAVTTDQETGERRLEAGAMVLADRGVVCIDEFDKMSDIDRTAIHEVMEQGRVTISKAGIHASLNARCSVLAAANPVYGRYDQYKTPMENIGLQDSLLSRFDLLFVMLDVIDSDVDQMISDHVVRMHRYRNPKEADGEPLSMGSSYADSLSFVSSSDEKKDTEVYEKYDALLHGKSRQRHEKILSVEFMRKYIHIAKCMKPKLGEQACEAIANEYSRLRSQEAVETDVARTQPITARTLETLIRLSTAHARARMSKSVTIDDAHAAIELVQFAYFKKVLEKERGSKRRRNSGSEEEDGNDQASQRSPSRRSKRTRTVPVGADSDEEDIETPQPDAGDLTRRETRRSLPARSAASSQLVTSSEEQSVAATPPAEPASISDPRLGEFKNNLQRLFREAREQSLPLARITTAINDGNQEPFTGGEIEAAVHRMTEDNQIMVADDIVFLI, encoded by the exons ATGGCCCACGACGGGGAGCAGTTCATTAAGGACATCCAGCGCGAGTATGTGGACTTCCTGGACGATGAGGAGGATCAGGGCATCTATGCCGGCCACGTCAAGGACATGATCGCGGAGAAGAGCAAGCGCCTCATCGTCAATGTCAACGATCTGAAGCGCAAGAATCCGCAGCGCGCCCTGGGCCTCCTGGGCAATGCGGCGGATGAGCAGCTGGCCTTCGGGCGGGCCCTCAAGGAGTACGCCTCGACGGTGGATCCCAGCTATGCCAAGATGCACGAGGATCTGTTCGTCGGCTTCGAGGGCTGCTTTGGCAATCGGCATGTGACGCCGCGCTCTCTGACCTCCATGTATCTGGGCAACATGGTCTGCGTGGAGGGCATTGTCACCAAGGTCTCCCTGATCCGGCCCAAGGTGGTGCGCAGTGTCCACTATTGTCCAAATACCCGCAAAGTCATGGAGCGCAAGTACACCGATCTCACGTCCTTCGAGGCTGTGCCCTCCGGTGCCGCTTATCCCACCAAGGACGAGGATGGCAATCTGTTGGAAACCGAATACGGTTTGTCCGTTTACAAGGATCACCAGACGCTGACCATTCAGGAGATGCCTGAGAAGGCTCCGGCGGGTCAATTGCCCCGTTCTGTGGACATCGTTTGCGACGATGATTTAGTGGATCGCTGCAAACCCGGCGACCGGGTACAAATCGTTGGAAGCTACCGCTGTTTGCCGGGCAAACGGGGTGGCTACACCTCTGGCACCTTCCGCACCGTTCTGCTGGCCAACAACATATCACTGCTGAGCAAGGAAAGCAATCTGGACATCTCACGCGAGGACATCATGCTGTGCAAGAAGCTGGCCAAGAACAACGATATCTTCGAGCTGCTTAGCAAGAGTCTGGCTCCATCCATTCATGGACACACGTATGTGAAGCAGGCAATCCTGTGCCTGCTGCTCGGCGGCGTGGAGAAGATCCTGCCGAATGGCACACGCCTGCGTGGCGATATCAATATCCTGCTCATCGGTGATCCCTCGGTGGCCAAGTCACAGTTGCTGCGCTACGTTTTGAACACAGCTCCGCGGGCCATCCCGACCACGGGACGCGGTTCCAGTGGAGTGGGTCTGACGGCGGCGGTTACCACCGATCAGGAGACCGGGGAGCGGCGTCTAGAGGCGGGTGCCATGGTCCTGGCCGATCGCGGCGTCGTCTGCATCGATGAGTTCGACAAGATGAGCGATATCGATCGCACAGCCATCCACGAGGTGATGGAACAGGGCCGAGTGACCATTTCCAAGGCGGGCATTCATGCCTCGCTCAATGCTCGATGCTCCGTTTTGGCTGCCGCCAATCCGGTGTACGGAAGG TACGATCAATACAAAACGCCCATGGAGAATATTGGACTGCAGGATTCGCTGCTTTCCCGTTTCGATCTGCTCTTCGTGATGCTGGACGTGATTGACAGCGATGTGGACCAGATGATCTCGGACCATGTGGTGCGCATGCATCGCTATCGCAATCCCAAGGAGGCCGACGGTGAACCCCTGTCCATGGGCAGCTCCTATGCGGACTCATTGTCCTTTGTCTCCAGCAGCGATGAG AAAAAGGACACCGAGGTCTACGAGAAATACGATGCCCTGTTGCATGGCAAATCGCGTCAGCGTCACGAGAAGATCTTGTCCGTGGAGTTCATGCGCAAGTACATCCACATTGCCAAGTGCATGAAGCCCAAATTGGGTGAGCAGGCTTGCGAGGCGATTGCCAATGAGTATTCGCGCCTGCGCTCCCAGGAGGCCGTGGAAACCGATGTGGCTCGCACCCAGCCGATTACGGCCCGTACTTTGGAGACCCTGATCCGTTTATCCACCGCCCATGCCAGGGCACGCATGTCCAAGTCCGTTACCATCGATGATGCCCATGCAGCCATTGAGTTGGTGCAGTTCGCCTACTTCAAGAAGGTGCTGGAGAAGGAGCGCGGCAGCAAACGTCGCCGGAACAGTGGatccgaggaggaggacggCAACGATCAGGCAAGCCAGCGATCCCCATCGCGTCGCTCGAAACGCACACGTACTGTGCCTGTTGGTGCGGATAGCGATGAGGAGGATATTGAGACACCTCAGCCGGATGCTGGGGATTTGACGCGCCGCGAGACCCGCCGATCGTTGCCCGCTCGCTCTGCAGCCTCCTCCCAGTTGGTCACCTCCAGTGAGGAGCAGTCGGTGGCTGCCACACCGCCGGCAGAGCCAGCCTCAATCAGCGATCCACGGCTGGGCGAGTTCAAGAACAATCTGCAGAGGCTGTTCCGCGAGGCACGCGAACAGAGCCTACCGCTGGCCAGGATCACCACGGCCATCAACGATGGCAACCAGGAGCCATTCACCGGTGGCGAGATCGAGGCCGCCGTCCATCGCATGACCGAGGACAACCAGATCATGGTGGCCGACGACATTGTCTTTCTCATCTAA
- the LOC108021812 gene encoding protein DENND6B: MSADAGTKEIMAPSRDKDNGVQIEECDVDATNSNPQPSASDWVNFSQWMHCFCVVTFDLNLGQALEHVYPPQFMPSEQEVSNICYMAFPDSNSGCMGDTKFHMRLRCTSRRESLPGYNAECSPALRQDASHYWGFVYFRQKRDANLPRGYFQKSFIIITRLPFFNLYYDILSQLAPRYFDEGTDVLRLASEQINRQWPGLRVGNPLQLPLLECSYQICIPRTSSSRKSTADSSGGSGESPPALAACPTAKVLTSVNEIELFRSLDFVMEQLYTLWELVITAEPIVVVGTSPADCSHMVQTLLALIAPLEYCAEARPYFTIHDSEFREFTQECTSKTTLPACILGVTNPFFVKLLKDWPHMLRLVDNQKNMQQQQQLLMGQKHARNIASATSFSSSTELAGRPLKSSTGLNGSSNNGSGDSSSAGLHSKYRPYLKKDKALIKKVLLGLKTKRPEHVQTALIRRHLLELTQSFMIPLERYMASLMPLQKDISPFKSAPNASSFKLDDFLATLETAGPQLTSPLKGDWKGLYRRFFRSPNFRGWYEARHRELQLTLQDLQLQALSEANLEHWAHDKQEVEIIDMILKLKQKLNLYGDKATQLEGINGTQQQIRAQIECMKGLLPPDLKNVVNL, translated from the exons ATGAGCGCGGATGCAGGGACCAAGGAGATCATGGCGCCATCGCGGGACAAGGACAACGGCGTCCAGATTGAGGAATGCGATGTGGATGCCACCAACTCGAATCCGCAGCCAAGTGCCAGCGATTGGGTGAACTTCTCGCAGTGGATGCACTGCTTCTGTGTGGTCACCTTCGATCTGAATCTTGGCCAGGCCCTGGAGCACGTCTATCCACCGCAGTTCATGCCCAGCGAGCAGGAGGTTAGCAACATCTGCTACATGGCCTTTCCGGACTCGAATTCCGGCTGCATGGGCGACACCAAGTTCCATATGCGATTGCGCTGCACATCGCGTCGGGAATCCCTGCCAGGATACAATGCGGAGTGTTCGCCTGCCCTGCGCCAGGATGCTTCGCACTACTGGGGCTTCGTCTACTTCCGGCAGAAGAGGGATGCGAATCTGCCGCGCGGTTACTTCCAGAAGAGCTTCATCATTATCACACGACTGCCGTTCTTCAATCTCTACTACGATATACTCTCGCAGCTGGCCCCGCGCTACTTTGACGAGGGCACGGATGTTTTGAGGCTGGCCAGCGAGCAGATCAATCGCCAGTGGCCCGGCCTGAGGGTGGGCAATCCCCTCCAGCTGCCCCTGCTGGAGTGCAGCTATCAGATCTGCATACCCCGCACTAGTAGCAGTAGGAAGTCCACTGCAGATAGTTCGGGAGGCTCAGGGGAATCCCCGCCAGCCCTGGCCGCTTGTCCGACGGCCAAAGTACTGACCTCCGTTAACGAAATCGAGCTCTTCCGCTCCCTGGACTTTGTCATGGAGCAGCTGTACACGTTGTGGGAGCTGGTCATCACCGCCGAGCCCATCGTTGTGGTGGGCACCTCACCCGCCGACTGCTCCCACATGGTTCAGACCCTCCTGGCCCTGATAGCTCCACTGGAGTACTGTGCCGAGGCGCGTCCTTACTTCACCATCCACGACAGCGAGTTCCGGGAATTTACGCAGGAGTGCACCAGCAAGACCACACTACCCGCCTGTATTTTGGGCGTGACCAATCCGTTCTTTGTTAAGCTGCTCAAGGATTGGCCGCACATGCTCAGGCTAGTGGACAACCAG AAAAacatgcagcagcaacagcaattgCTGATGGGCCAAAAGCATGCGAGGAACATCGCTTCGGCCACCTCCTTCTCCAGCTCCACGGAGCTGGCCGGCCGACCCCTGAAATCCAGCACAGGACTGAATGGCAGCTCCAACAATGGCTCCGGCGATTCCTCATCCGCCGGGCTGCACAGCAAGTACAGGCCGTATCTGAAAAAGGACAAGGCGCTGATCAAGAAGGTGCTGCTGGGCCTGAAGACCAAGCGGCCGGAGCATGTGCAAACCGCTCTGATCAGGCGCCACCTCCTCGAGTTGACCCAGAGCTTTATGATACCACTGGAGCGTTATATGGCCTCGCTGATGCCGCTGCAAAAGGACATCAGTCCGTTTAAGTCGGCGCCCAATGCCAGCAGCTTCAAGCTGGACGACTTCTTGGCCACCTTAGAGACAGCTGGACCGCAGCTCACTTCGCCGCTGAAGGGAGATTGGAAAGGCCTGTACAGACGTTTCTTTCGATCGCCCAACTTTCGCGGATGGTACGAGGCTCGCCACCGGGAGCTGCAGCTAACGCTACAGGATCTCCAGCTGCAGGCGCTGTCGGAGGCGAATCTGGAGCACTGGGCACACGACAAGCAGGAGGTAGAGATCATCGACATGATACTCAAGCTCAAGCAGAAACTGAATCTCTATGGCGACAAGGCCACGCAGCTGGAGGGGATCAATGGCACTCAGCAGCAGATCCGGGCACAGATTGAGTGCATGAAGGGTCTGCTGCCGCCGGATCTCAAGAATGTGGTGAACCTCTGA
- the XRCC1 gene encoding DNA repair protein XRCC1, whose translation MPIAVFKSVREVSSEDAVHVAANLLKENAGKKWRIKSPGEKSAYVILEFEEPQQITGIDIGNEHAAFIEVLVSRTGCQTDDFRELLLSSSFMTPIESKNSSNQNRVRCFSGSALVESVLPEKWKLLKIVCTQPFNRHVQYGLSFVKVHVVAAPANSAAPPKVKSLLPQGMMQFGAFKLREESPDSETDNQVTRFQRWKKETQPSAVSTAAAIRDAGSTALRRLSIGKVSSLAASPSASPKPSPKPSPSPSPVPSSLPQGSPAPSEAKPLDRNRASLLFGDDDEDEAVDEGNAKKQRLSKHLEADKDRRRLEQEKERESKKNKSSRHSLDKSSSKEEKSSSKEHKSSSKEHRSSSRERKSKTKDDKSSTKEDKPSKKEESSHSKEKSGRKEDKSSARHDTSKHGDTSKARESPRPSAQKRHSSPTAGSATPAKKQKVKDTPIQYRPFNQLLNGVFLVISGIQNPDRADLRAKAVALGAKYKADWEPGCTHLICAFKNTPKYNQVKGKGKIVTRGWIEKCYKLKKYLPWRRYALDTNDLSQPESDEEVCDEATRPTSRRESSEDDVVMVENNQVKATYDADPVGQKNGDLNQDASSGIDTEDELERVTQENNVKKAKVKTPVKSRDIYDVSTDEEDYLVLKKKQITAAD comes from the exons ATGCCAATTGCTGTTTTTAAGTCCGTACGGGAAGTGAGCAGTGAAGATGCG GTGCACGTGGCGGCGAATCTGCTGAAGGAGAATGCCGGCAAAAAGTGGCGCATCAAGTCGCCCGGTGAAAAATCCGCCTATGTGATCCTCGAATTCGAGGAACCGCAGCAGATCACCGGCATCGATATTGGCAACGAGCATGCCGCCTTTATAGAGGTCTTGGTCAGCCGGACGGGCTGTCAGACAGACGATTTCCGGGAGCTCCTGCTGTCCAGCTCGTTTATGACGCCCATTGAGAGCAAGAACTCGAGCAACCAGAACCGGGTGCGTTGCTTCAGTGGCTCGGCCCTGGTGGAAAGTGTCCTGCCGGAGAAGTGGAAGCTACTGAAGATTGTCTGCACGCAGCCCTTCAATCGTCATGTCCAATATGGCCTGTCCTTCGTCAAGGTTCATGTGGTGGCTGCTCCGGCTAATTCGGCGGCTCCTCCGAAGGTAAAATCACTGCTGCCCCAGGGAATGATGCAGTTCGGAGCGTTTAAGCTTCGCGAGGAGTCTCCAGACTCGGAGACAGACAATCAGGTCACCAGATTTCAGCGCTGGAAAAAGGAGACTCAACCGTCTGCTGTCTCCACAGCGGCTGCCATACGGGATGCGGGCTCCACAGCCCTGAGAAGATTAAGCATTGGCAAGGTATCCAGCCTGGCTGCATCGCCCTCTGCCTCGCCGAAGCCCTCGCCCAAACCCTCACCTTCTCCATCGCCTGTTCCCAGTTCACTGCCACAAGGATCTCCTGCTCCTTCGGAGGCCAAGCCCCTGGATCGCAATCGAGCTTCCCTATTGTTTGGCGATGATGACGAGGACGAGGCTGTCGATGAGGGGAATGCCAAGAAACAGCGGCTGAGCAAGCATCTGGAGGCGGACAAGGATCGCCGCCGATTGGAGCAGGAAAAGGAGAGGGAAAGCAAGAAGAACAAGTCCAGCAGGCACTCCTTGGATAAGTCCAGCAGCAAAGAGGAGAAATCTTCATCAAAAGAACACAAAAGCTCGTCAAAAGAACACAGATCTTCCTCTAGAGAAAGGAAATCAAAGACAAAAGACGACAAATCCTCGACAAAAGAAGACAAACCATCAAAAAAAGAGGAAAGTTCCCATTCGAAGGAAAAATCAGGCAGGAAGGAGGATAAATCTTCTGCTAGACATGACACCTCCAAGCACGGGGATACCTCAAAGGCCAGGGAAAGTCCTCGTCCATCTGCACAAAAACGGCACTCATCGCCCACCGCAGGATCTGCCACGCCCGCCAAAAAACAAAAGGTCAAGGACACACCAATCCAATATCGTCCCTTCAATCAGTTGCTAAATGGAGTGTTCCTGGTAATCAGCGGCATACAg AATCCCGATCGTGCAGATTTGCGTGCGAAAGCCGTCGCTTTGGGTGCCAAATATAAAGCTGATTGGGAGCCAGGATGTACTCACCTGAT ATGCGCCTTTAAAAACACTCCCAAATATAATCAAGTGAAGGGCAAGGGAAAGATTGTAACACGCGGTTGGATCGAGAAATGCTATAAGCTGAAGAAGTATCTGCCCTGGCGACGATACGCTTTAGATACCAATGATCTTAGTCAGCCGGAAAGCGATGAGGAGGTGTGCGATGAGGCGACTAGACCAACTTCGCGACGCGAGTCCAGCGAGGATGATGTGGTCATGGTGGAGAACAACCAGGTGAAGGCTACCTATGATGCTGATCCAGTAGGTCAGAAAAACGGGGATCTAAATCAAGATGCTTCGTCGGGCATTGATACGGAAGATGAACTTGAGCGCGTTACGCAAG AAAACAACGTAAAGAAGGCCAAAGTTAAGACTCCGGTAAAGTCTCGAGATATTTATGATGTTAGCACAGATGAGGAGGATTATCTAGTGCTAAAAAAGAAGCAGATAACTGCTGCGGATTGA
- the CanB gene encoding calcineurin subunit B type 1, with the protein MGNETSLPMDMCSNFDADEIRRLGKRFRKLDLDNSGALSIDEFMSLPELQQNPLVQRVIDIFDADGNGEVDFKEFIQGVSQFSVRGDKLSKLRFAFRIYDMDNDGYISNGELFQVLKMMVGNNLKDTQLQQIVDKTICFADKDEDGKISFDEFCSVVGNTDIHKKMVVDV; encoded by the coding sequence ATGGGTAATGAAACCTCCCTGCCCATGGACATGTGCTCCAACTTTGATGCTGACGAGATCCGGAGATTGGGCAAGCGGTTCCGCAAACTGGATTTGGACAATTCGGGGGCCTTGAGCATAGATGAGTTCATGTCGCTACCGGAATTGCAGCAGAATCCGCTGGTTCAGCGGGTGATCGACATTTTCGATGCGGATGGCAACGGCGAGGTGGACTTCAAGGAGTTCATCCAAGGAGTATCGCAGTTTAGTGTGCGCGGCGATAAGCTGTCCAAGTTGCGATTCGCCTTTCGGATTTACGATATGGACAATGATGGCTACATCTCGAATGGGGAACTCTTCCAAGTGCTCAAGATGATGGTGGGCAACAATCTGAAGGACACACAATTGCAGCAGATCGTGGACAAGACCATTTGCTTTGCGGACAAGGACGAGGATGGCAAGATATCGTTCGATGAATTCTGCTCGGTGGTGGGCAACACCGATATCCACAAGAAAATGGTTGTCGATGTCTAA